AATAAGTATGCTGGTATAATTAGTGTTAAAGAATATGGTCAGCATACTTTTGCTGGCATGTTAGATAGCTTCTTGCAACTTCCATATGAATTTATAATTACACAATCATTTGAGTTCACAAATCGTCAGATGGCAATTACAAAAATGCAAATTCAACAAAATCGTATGATGCAATCTGCAGATAAGGCGATTTCACAGGTTGTTGAAATTTCACAAGCTCTTGATGATGCGATGAGTGGTAGAATTGCATTTGGCAACCACCATTTAACTATTTTGTGTATAGAAAAAACACCAAAAACTTTAGATAATGCTTTAGCGTTAATTGAAGCCGAACTTTCAAATTGTGGTATTTATCCAGTTAGAGAGAGAATAAATCTTGAGCCAGCTTTTTGGGCACAATTGCCTGGTAATTTTGATTATGTAGTACGCAAAAGCACAATCAGTACACTTAATTTAGCAGGTTTTGCTTCATTACATAACTATCCAATTGGCAATAAGTCCAATAATCATTGGGGTGAAGCTGTGACTGTATTTGATACAACTTCAGGTACTCCATTTTTTTTTAATTTCCATGTAAGGGATGTTGGTCATACTATGATTATTGGTCCAACAGGAAGCGGAAAAACTGTTTTGATGAATTTTCTCTGTGCACAAGCGATGAAATTCACACCAAGAATGTTTTTTTTTGACAAAGATCGTGGTGCTGAGATTTTTATTAGAGCACTAAATGGAATTTATACTGTAATAGAACCAAGAACGCCCACAGGGTTTAATCCGTTGCAACTAGATGATACTCCCGATAATAGAACTTTCTTGATGGAATGGATTAAGGTTTTAGTTTCAACATATGATGATAAATTTTCTTCTGAAGATATAGAGCGTATTAATGATGCAATAGAAGGCAATTTTAAACTTGCGAAAGAAAAAAGAATATTAAGTAACATTATACCATTTTTAGGATTAGGTGGACCGGATACTTTAGCAGGACGTATGTCTATGTGGTATGGCAATGGCTCTCATGCATCCATATTTGATAACAGTGAGGATCTGCTGGATTTTTCTAAATCCAGAGTATTTGGCTTTGAAATGGCAAATCTACTAAAAGACTCAGCTGCTCTTGGACCGGTATTGCTTTATCTCTTTCATAGAATAAGCATATCTCTTGATGGTACACCTTCTATGATCGTTCTTGACGAGGCATGGGCGCTTATAGATAATCCAATTTTTGCTCCAAAAATAAAAGACTGGCTTAAAGTGCTGAGAAAGCTTAATACTTTTGTAATTTTTGCCACTCAAAGTGTTGAAGATGCAAGTAAAAGCTCTATTAGTGACACTTTAGTACAACAAACTGCAACGCAGATCTTTTTACCCAATCTTAAGGCAACAAGTGTATACAGAGATGTCTTTATGCTTACCGAAAGAGAATATATGTTAATTAAACATACGGATCCAGGCACTAGATTCTTTTTAATAAAACAAGGAATTAATTCTGTTGTTGCAAGAATAGATTTAAAAGGGCTTGATGATATAGTAAATGTACTGTCTGGACGTGCAGAAACAGTGTTATTATTATATAATATTATAAAAGAAGTTGGTCATGATCCACAAATATGGCTACCTATATTTTATGAACGGGTAAAAAATGCTTAAAAACGCTAAAGTAGTATTACTTATACTGGCTATTTTATTATTAAATGTTGATTTTTTACTCGCTAGTCCCGCTATTGCTGCAGAAGCAAATGAAGAGGGTGCAACAGCAATTTTTAGAGATACAAAAGCCAGCAATCCTAATTGCCAAGCAGCGAAACTTTCAACACAAATTATCTCAGGTATATCTGCTGGAGTTATTTTAATAATAACTGGTGTTGCTCTTAAGGCCAGTGTTATAGGTATTAAAGCTGGCATAGTAATGTTTGGTTCAGGTGTTGGAGCCATTACAGCTCTTGTCATGAGTAATGCCATGTTTTTTGGCTGTAATTATAGCTTTGTTAGACATCCTGTACTACGTTCTGATATCAACGATGAAAGTGGAGGTCAACCTGGGCAATATAAACACTGCAGAAATCCTGATAAAGCTTATCCAGCCTGTGCCAATAAGATATATCAAAATGAAGATGATTATTTTAGATGTATAGGAGATGGAGATATAGAAAAAGGTAGAAGGTTAGAGCCAAGATGCCCAAAGAAAGAATTTGAAACCGTTGGTGAGTATTATTGGCCGAAGAATAGGATATCGAGCAGTAATTATATAGAAGTATGCTATAGAGCTCCTCTTGTAGGAGTTTACGGAAAAGATAAGCTTTTGCCGAGGGAGCTTGATTATGGCAATGACGATTTAAAAAATGCAAAAATATGGCTTGGTGGATCAGTAGAATGTAGTGGCCCCTTAAGAGCCGGTCAAAAAGCTATACTGCATGGAGTGACGTTTAAGGCAATAGAACGTAGAGACCAAATTTGTGTAGACGCTTGGGGTATGGGCGATCTTCCATGGTTTCCGCAATCAGAAGTTGGTTGTCACATGCGTCCAAGCGGTCCACCCGCTCCTATGTGTAAAGAATCAAAGCCTGAGATAAAAGATGGAAAAGTTGTAAGTTATGATAATAGTAAGTGCTTTAATTGGTACATCTCACCGGCTTGTTATAGCATAA
This sequence is a window from Candidatus Mesenet endosymbiont of Phosphuga atrata. Protein-coding genes within it:
- a CDS encoding VirB4 family type IV secretion/conjugal transfer ATPase; its protein translation is MFKLRTLESSNSSIIRREIHSANFIPYSHHWNSTTLMTKEGYMLKVVKLDGFAFETADDEDLSIQNSIRNQVLRSISSPTFGLYFHIIRRRKDAFSDGFAGKRLSNYFSDYVNLKWREKHSTRQSFINELYITIVRKFDRKGVEFLSYLLQKFDNVTSKHARENDMRATYEDLEEMTNRVVVSLRNYGPRVLKVRETSGSLFCEITEFLSKIVNCGFVTNALFPITTEIAKYLPLNRLYFGHKMIQIVSHDRNKYAGIISVKEYGQHTFAGMLDSFLQLPYEFIITQSFEFTNRQMAITKMQIQQNRMMQSADKAISQVVEISQALDDAMSGRIAFGNHHLTILCIEKTPKTLDNALALIEAELSNCGIYPVRERINLEPAFWAQLPGNFDYVVRKSTISTLNLAGFASLHNYPIGNKSNNHWGEAVTVFDTTSGTPFFFNFHVRDVGHTMIIGPTGSGKTVLMNFLCAQAMKFTPRMFFFDKDRGAEIFIRALNGIYTVIEPRTPTGFNPLQLDDTPDNRTFLMEWIKVLVSTYDDKFSSEDIERINDAIEGNFKLAKEKRILSNIIPFLGLGGPDTLAGRMSMWYGNGSHASIFDNSEDLLDFSKSRVFGFEMANLLKDSAALGPVLLYLFHRISISLDGTPSMIVLDEAWALIDNPIFAPKIKDWLKVLRKLNTFVIFATQSVEDASKSSISDTLVQQTATQIFLPNLKATSVYRDVFMLTEREYMLIKHTDPGTRFFLIKQGINSVVARIDLKGLDDIVNVLSGRAETVLLLYNIIKEVGHDPQIWLPIFYERVKNA